The following coding sequences are from one Haliotis asinina isolate JCU_RB_2024 chromosome 3, JCU_Hal_asi_v2, whole genome shotgun sequence window:
- the LOC137277039 gene encoding organic anion transporter 3-like: MADDKKTSLRTIDSVLQLLGTLGRYQLLQAVLLSIGNLTVCFHLLNFVFIAQPVKQQCVVTPLYGNDTNTDYGKCEVSVRNTTTNVTSSHACSAWTYDMPKDHSIVSEWDLVCGNDFLGRLPQSLFIVGQGIGAATVSVMSDKFGRKPFLVMSHVLTAGAGLALAFAPNIAAFSALRLVNGIFQQGIVVTTSTMGMEEFPMNRRVEVSTVFTLWWSICAILLTGTAYLLRDMHWRTLQLSFVSVSTLVFFQIIFLGESLRWLITNKKSKKAFAIFKRAAKINNIDVSNVSLPGIGTEEPPVELNSAESKYVGTPSEKQTEVVKYNCLDLVRTKFMLQMSGVVWVSWLVDSLTYFSLYLTSSSLHDDFYLNFLLNSLAEVPAGPLYWYVGRRWGRRIFFMSFHTLAGTCLLLATVVKALAGGPVALTSATILAFIGKVGNTACFNGMFAYTPEIYPTNLRSVGMGSGSTAGRVGGMIAPFVSLLAAQIPWAPGTIFGMACLVTAALNYQLPEAEGRELPQTIEDIKAWDKTPARG; the protein is encoded by the exons ATGGCTGACGACAAGAAGACCTCGCTACGGACTATTGACAGTGTTCTACAACTGCTGGGCACATTGGGTCGGTATCAGCTGTTGCAAGCCGTCCTGTTGAGTATTGGAAACCTAACAGTTTGTTTCCACCTCCTCAACTTCGTGTTCATAG CTCAACCCGTAAAACAACAGTGTGTTGTGACACCACTTTATGGCAACGACACCAACACCGACTACGGCAAATGTGAAGTGTCTGTACGGAACACCACCACTAATGTGACATCGTCTCATGCATGCAGTGCCTGGACATATGATATGCCGAAAGATCATTCCATAGTGTCAGAG TGGGATCTCGTGTGTGGGAATGACTTCCTCGGTCGCCTCCCGCAGTCACTCTTCATCGTAGGACAAGGGATTGGCGCAGCCACGGTGTCGGTGATGTCGGACAAATTCGGGAGGAAACCATTTCTTGTCATGTCACACGTGTTGACAGCCGGTGCAGGTCTTGCTTTAGCGTTCGCTCCTAATATCGCAGCCTTTTCTGCTCTGAGGCTGGTGAATGGAATTTTTCAACAG GGCATTGTTGTGACAACAAGCACAATGGGTATGGAGGAGTTTCCGATGAACAGGCGGGTAGAAGTATCTACAGTATTCACCTTGTGGTGGAGTATCTGCGCAATACTCCTCACAGGCACCGCCTACTTGTTGCGTGATATGCACTGGAGAACTCTACAACTCTCATTTGTATCTGTTTCTACTCTTGTGTTTTTCCAGATTAT CTTTCTGGGAGAGTCTCTACGATGGCTGATTACAAACAAGAAGTCCAAGAAGGCGTTTGCGATATTCAAGAGGGCAGCCAAGATCAACAATATCGACGTGTCAAATGTATCATTGCCCGGTATTGGAACTGAAGAACCACCCGTTGAATTGAACAGTGCCGAAAGTAAATACGTGGGTACGCCATCAGAGAAACAGACAGAAGTCGTGAAATACAACTGCCTTGATTTGGTGCGGACCAAGTTTATGTTACAGATGAGTGGTGTTGTGTGGGTCTCCTG GCTGGTTGACAGCTTGACGTACTTCAGCCTCTATCTGACATCCTCATCTCTGCATGATGATTTCTACTTGAACTTCCTCCTGAACTCTCTAGCTGAAGTACCAGCAGGGCCACTCTACTGGTATGTCGGAAGAAG ATGGGGAAGAAGGATCTTCTTCATGAGCTTCCATACACTCGCTGGGACATGTCTTCTCCTGGCTACAGTAGTCAAGGCCTTGGCGG GCGGTCCAGTCGCGCTGACATCAGCTACTATCTTGGCGTTTATTGGAAAAGTCGGCAACACCGCCTGTTTTAACGGGATGTTTGCGTACACACCGGAGATCTACCCGACGAATCTCAG ATCTGTTGGCATGGGATCGGGATCGACAGCTGGCAGAGTTGGAGGAATGATTGCACCTTTCGTATCTCTGCTT GCAGCACAAATACCCTGGGCTCCTGGAACAATTTTCGGGATGGCGTGTTTGGTAACAGCTGCGCTCAATTATCAGCTACCAGAAGCAGAGGGACGAGAACTTCCCCAGACGATAGAGGACATCAAGGCATGGGATAAAACACCTGCAAGGGGCTAA